One window of the Salvia miltiorrhiza cultivar Shanhuang (shh) chromosome 6, IMPLAD_Smil_shh, whole genome shotgun sequence genome contains the following:
- the LOC130990434 gene encoding uncharacterized protein LOC130990434, translating to MPRSSRTGVLVFDPEIEKTARKLKKQAKEWKKRSNSAPPNLEDQEEIEVPMGDRNNRDEENDREIVDPRQEPPQLIRELGRHRSNRPLCIVLPAINGNAEIRPGFIQVLPKFGDLPGESAHKHLAEFDLVCSTLRPHGFTKNNLRLLTFSHTLQGRARDWLFDLPPGSIRTWGDLEEQFLRKFFPESRAANLRMAISSIKQKKAESLADYWERFQQLCRKCPDHGFSDYQLLTNYFYRGMSSFDRKIVDAACGGSLTNKTLDEAKQLIVDMVSNGQQYEDEDDDRYRPVHKVEDSNMNERIDALTSLVRGLAVSKTQHVQCGICFENNHPTDACPSLQDNNTEQACMGSADEQEMNAQRQRRNDPFSNTYNPGWRNHPNFRWRQQEPGMYAPNPPQAGQYAHTARPAPSSAPNMNDIMKSLAQSSEIVKNLVQSQQAFQHETQAALSNMGTQITQLATQVNKLQANQGRLPSVTEMNPKENASAVTTRSGRILAEPQLKQQDKDKPDEAKDDAISEKSPESTEPSSSKVSGKPKVSIPQSLTAPPFPSRLAQNKRIEEEKDILEIFKKVEINLPLLDAIKQVPRYAKFLKELCSKKIKFGNDARIRVSENVSAVLQRKLPQKCRDPGMFTIPCIIGNKTVERAMLDLGASINVMPYSVYKDLQLGPLKDTRVIIQLADRSTAYPEGVVEDVLVKVNDLIFPVDFYIVDMDDSASAKQSLILLGRPFMKTAKAKIDVDSGMLSLEFDGDIVTFNIFEAMKHVEDPESVFMIDVIDPLVEEFVENFREDELEHVIFSSLTEENSKTEENEAIREIIMQLYSTEEIPVRHLSSRMPIPTSTKPILPSVVKPPKLDLKVLPQHLKYVFLGEDDTLPVIISNELSAEQEPISKVLVPLLACIESYLNLIVNHLGILKEN from the exons atgccCCGTTCTTCTCGTACAGGCGTATTAGTTTTTGATCCAGAAATCGAGAAGACCGCACGAAAGTTGAAGAAGCAAGCTAAGGAGTGGAAAAAGAGATCCAATTCTGCTCCACCGAATCTTGAGGATCAAGAAGAAATTGAAGTTCCAATGGGTGACCGTAACAATAGGGATGAGGAAAACGATAGAGAGATCGTTGATCCTCGACAGGAACCACCTCAACTGATCAGAGAGTTAGGCCGTCATAGAAGCAATCGCCCTTTGTGCATTGTCCTTCCTGCCATTAATGGCAACGCTGAAATACGGCCTGGTTTCATTCAAGTGCTACCCAAATTCGGTGATTTACCTGGAGAGAGTGCACACAAGCATCTGGCTGAATTTGATCTAGTTTGCTCAACTCTACGCCCTCATGgttttactaaaaataatttgaggctATTGACTTTTTCTCATACTTTGCAGGGTAGAGCGAGAGATTGGCTTTTTGATCTTCCTCCTGGTTCGATTAGAACTTGGGGAGATTTAGAAGAACAATTCTTGCGAAAATTCTTTCCTGAGTCCAGAGCTGCAAATTTGAGAATGGCCATTAGCAGCATTAAACAGAAGAAGGCGGAGAGTCTAGCCGattattgggagagattccaacagTTGTGTCGCAAGTGTCCTGATCATGGATTTTCTGACTACCAATTGCTTACTAACTATTTTTATCGtggtatgtcttcttttgataggaAAATTGTTGACGCTGCTTGTGGTGGAAGCTTGACCAATAAAACTTTGGACGAAGCAAAGCAACTCATCGTTGACATGGTTTCAAATGGTCAAcaatatgaggatgaggatgatgatcgtTATAGGCCAGTGCATAAAGTAGAAGATTCCAACATGAACGAGAGAATTGATGCTCTCACCTCTTTAGTTAGAGGACTTGCTGTCTCTAAAACTCAACACGTTCAATGTGGAatttgctttgaaaataatcatcCTACTGATGCATGTCCATCTCTGCAGGATAATAATACTGAGCAAGCGTGCATGGGATCCGCTGATGAGCAAGAGATGAACGCACAAAGACAAAGGCGAAACGACCCTTTTTCCAACACCTACAATCCAGGGTGGAGAAATCACCCAAATTTTAGGTGGAGACAGCAGGAACCAGGGATGTACGCGCCGAATCCGCCACAGGCTGGACAGTATGCCCATACCGCACGTCCTGCACCGAGTTCTGCACCTAATATGAACGATATCATGAAGAGCCTCGCCCAGAGCAGTGAAATTGTGAAGAATTTGGTGCAAAGTCAGCAGGCATTCCAGCATGAAACTCAGGCAGCGTTGAGTAATATGGGCACACAAATCACGCAGTTAGCCACTCAGGTGAACAAGCTGCAGGCGAATCAAGGCCGACTTCCTTCTGTCACGGAGATGAATCCCAAGGAAAATGCAAGTGCTGTAACTACAAGAAGTGGAAGAATTCTAGCTGAGCCACAACTTAAGCAGCAGGACAAAGATAAGCCCGATGAAGCCAAGGACGATGCAATTAGTGAAAAGTCACCAGAATCCACCGAGCCTAGCTCTTCTAAGGTAAGTGGAAAACCTAAGGTTTCAATTCCTCAATCACTGACtgcaccaccttttccttcTAGGTTGGCTCAGAACaagagaattgaagaagagaaggatATTCTGGAAATCTTCAAGAAGGTAGAAATAAACTTGCCCTTGCTTGATGCAATTAAGCAAGTTCCCAGGTACGCAAAGTTTTTAAAAGAGTTATGCtctaagaaaataaagtttgggAATGATGCGAGAATTCGAGTGAGTGAGAATGTTTCTGCTGTTCTGCAAAGAAAATTGCCCCAAAAGTGTCGAGATCCTGGTatgttcaccattccatgcATTATAGGTAATAAGACTGTTGAGAGAGCTATGCTAGATTTAGGAGCatccataaatgtcatgccttatTCTGTGTATAAGGATTTGCAATTAGGACCTTTGAAAGACACTCGTGTTATCATTCAGTTAGCTGATAGGTCTACTGCATATCCCGAAGGTGTTGTTGAGGATGTCCTTGTCAAGGtcaatgatttgatttttcctgtgGATTTTTATATTGTTGATATGGATGATTCTGCCTCTGCTAAGCAATCCTTGATTCTTTTAGGGAGACCATTCATGAAAACTGCTAAGGCAAAAATTGATGTGGATAGTGGAATGCTTAGCCTTGAATTTGATGGAGATATTgtcacatttaatatttttgaggcTATGAAGCATGTTGAGGATCCTGAATCTGTGTTCATGATTGATGTTATTGATCCTTTGGTTGAGgaatttgttgagaatttcaggGAGGATGAGCTTGAGCATGTTATTTTCAGTTCCCTAACTGAAGAGAACTCCAAAACTGAGGAGAATGAAGCCATTAGAGAGATTATCATGCAGCTGTACTCAACGGAGGAAATTCCAGTTCGGCACCTGTCAAGCAGGATGCCCATACCGACCAGCACAAAACCGATTTTGCCCTCTGTTGTGAAACCACCGAAGCTGGACTTGAAGGTACTGCCCCAGCATCTGAAATATGTGTTTTTAGGAGAGGATGACACGCTGCCAGTGATCATCAGCAATGAACTCAGTGCAGAACAAGAG CCGATATCAAAGGTATTAGTCCCTCTACTTGCATGCATAGAATCTTACTTGAACCTAATAGTAAACCATCTAGGGATCCTCAAAGAAAATTGA